A stretch of the Odontesthes bonariensis isolate fOdoBon6 chromosome 5, fOdoBon6.hap1, whole genome shotgun sequence genome encodes the following:
- the ptpn23a gene encoding tyrosine-protein phosphatase non-receptor type 23 isoform X2: MEAVPRMPMIWLDLKEAGEFQFSPAVRQFILKNYGENPDNYNEQLKKLETLRQSAVNVTRDFEGCSTLRKYFGQLHYLQSRVPMGTGQEAAVPISWTEIFSGKTVTHDDISYEQACILYNLGALHSMLGAMDNRVSEEGMKVSCTHFQCSAGAFSYLRDHFSHNFSVDMSHQILNLNINLMLGQAQECLLEKSMLDNRKSFLVARISAQVVDYYKEACRALENSETASMLGKIQKDWKKLVQMKIYYFAAIAHLHMGKQAEEQQKYGERLAYLQSSLDKLGEAIKLAKGQPDSVQEALRFTMDVIGGKFNSSKKDNDFIYHETVPSLETLASVKGAPLVKALPVNPTDPSVTGPDLFAKLVPMAAHEASSLYSEEKAKLLRDVMTKIDSKSETLEQFMDSLGLEPESVDNLDMYSHIPPVLMEKCAALSVRPDTVKSLIQSMQVLSGVFTDVESSLKEIRDVLEADEAGERALQEVFGPAAVELHPAAQSQALAEIRRDLEKYMEAHEKASFTNTELHRAMNLHISNLRLLGGPLESLSEALPRPQLNEEEVAGLQIMKRILGKVQEMREQRSSLEKQLRDLIQQDDITSTLVTTERADIKCIFEEQLKKYEQVKVYIDQNLAAQENILKALTEANVQYASVRKGLSQTEQQWNSTVQGLVGSYEAYEDLMKKSQEGKEFYDDLEAKASRLLERSKALCQTRAEERKPILEKETQKKPPARPTAAKPSLKPRASDIDPASSIEDQELAQLSAAILALGGDLPEDLRSLPPDIPSLPIAAGRLHGPEAYIPPGAKLGGSSSMPWPGVPAASLPHFPANLPPPELLARIAQFPTSGALATQGPLPRVPLPQMAPQRPPQMPTQPVVSGYRHPPPPQAPHPGPVAPTPVRPSTTTVDSTQAPIPSYTPTPQHPIPPSISTGYTISQIGAYTHFMPHPGVPVQRQGQIPASQSQQQKHPQQYPTPIAQPHSQGYHPGPRAIPGPHPPLQTQQVYPHGYMHPRPGVPSLYHQAYPGQLQPHQQNDFQPQYQIPQGYQTAQGYVPQQHPQLMPGSMPRPPQVQMPPQTAPPPTAPTSQPAPPVPQPYLPHPSQQMPHGHPHQQMLPQQHQISMPPSAQQILPRPHMQISGVPTAQMPPTSQTMPPISQNYIPPSSQPVHPSLHPQMAPAPQPHMAPGPQVHLPGGPLPQMPPSALPPLHHALPGQPPIPNMPQQPMQMPSQSQSHPAHSRGVCYPGGTPVMPQQPLAPQPAAPQQPQAPLPMTHPQPSTMYPSAPGTGPPGALQQPAVMGPHTPAAQHMIQPSSGGPATVQPTNTIPPSPSPSPSSSPSPGPASLGLNPQQRPTPASTPGATAPPTLPSPSAVSPSTSLFQRQNSSTDDLLSSSPESQPGGPKAPTNVLQPTKADPQDGERRKKSSQGVLLIQGDPYQAPERVAHLHGELERYRARVDSLEHPSENEGGLSVLDARWKELQDQQEKDARQLSIAIARCYTMKNRHQDVMPYDFNRVVLQSGKDDYINASYVEDLSPYCPRLIATQAPLTGTAADFWLMVYDEKVSLIVMLVSEQELEKGKVLRYFPMERGQQLSQGPITLSLTAQKTTPTHVERMISLQYRDQSLKRTVVHLQFTSWPEMSLPDSKSNLLRFIQEVHGHYLHQRPLHTPVVVHCSSGVGRTGAFCLLYAALQELEAGNGIPDLPLLVKKMRQQRKNMLQEKLHLKFCYETVLKHAEQVLQRHGITTATYNKNTNSAATKPYSRQESQQDIVLGGDMPISSIQATIAKLSIRPPSATDPAMEASASCGLEEQLGTILPSLDSIGDMQLLQDPCPLTDFQPPSSFSPPLTPPTHSPPPPNGLDGLSLSTLTQANHQPAPESEPSISPPPPSSAPAPSSLELLASMTPEAFSMDGGGRGKQRVTKQSFLQPAEGQGLHGTKGDEGDDPLSCLDPLWSLGKR, encoded by the exons ATGGAAGCGGTCCCCCGGATGCCGATGATCTGGCTGGACCTGAAAGAGGCAGGGGAGTTCCAGTTCAGCCCGGCCGTGAGGCAG TTCATCCTGAAGAACTATGGAGAGAATCCGGACAACTACAATGAACAGTTGAAGAAACTGGAGACTCTGCGGCAG AGTGCAGTGAATGTGACGAGGGACTTTGAGGGATGCAGCACCCTGAGGAAGTACTTTGGCCAGCTGCATTACCTCCAGAGCCGTGTACCCATGGGAACCGGTCAGGAGGCTGCGGTACCCATCTCATG GACTGAAATATTCTCTGGAAAAACAGTCACTCATGACGACATCAGCTATGAGCAAGCATGCATTCTCTACAATCTCG GGGCCCTGCACTCCATGCTGGGAGCGATGGATAACAGGGTATCTGAGGAg GGGATGAAGGTGTCATGCACACACTTCCAGTGTTCAGCAGGAGCTTTCTCCTATCTGAGAGATCATTTCAGCCACAACTTCAGCGTGGACATGAGCCACCAGATTCTGAACCTCAACATCAACCTTATGCTG GGCCAGGCTCAGGAGTGTCTTCTGGAGAAGTCCATGTTGGACAACAGGAAGAGTTTTCTGGTTGCCCGCATCAGTGCTCAG GTGGTGGATTACTACAAAGAGGCCTGCAGGGCTTTGGAGAACTCAGAGACTGCTTCTATGCTGGGAAAGATCCAGAAAGACTGGAAAAAGCTGGTTCAGATGAAGATCTACTACTTTGCTGCTATCGCACAT cttcatatgggaaagcaggcagaggagcagcagaagtACGGAGAACGG TTGGCTTACTTGCAGAGCTCTTTGGACAAACTTGGTGAAGCCATCAAGCTTGCGAAG GGTCAACCTGACAGCGTGCAAGAAGCCTTGAGATTTACCATGGATGTAATTGGTGGAAA GTTTAATTCGTCCAAAAAGGACAATGACTTCATCTATCATGAGACGGTTCCCTCTCTGGAGACTCTAGCTTCTGTCAAAG GTGCTCCACTGGTAAAAGCTCTGCCGGTAAATCCCACCGACCCCAGTGTCACCGGACCAGATCTGTTTGCTAAACTGGTGCCCATGGCTGCTCATGAAGCCTCTTCTCTTTACAG TGAGGAGAAAGCCAAGCTCCTGAGGGACGTCATGACCAAGATTGACAGCAAGAGTGAAACTCTGGA GCAGTTCATGGACTCTCTGGGTTTGGAGCCGGAGTCTGTTGACAACCTAGACATGTACAGCCACATCCCTCCGGTCCTGATGGAGAAGTGTGCTGCTCTCAGCGTCCGACCAGATACCGTCAAGAGCCTTATTCAGTCTATGCAgg TGCTCTCAGGCGTCTTCACCGATGTGGAGTCTTCACTGAAGGAAATCAGAGATGTCTTAGAGGCAGACGAAGCTGGCGAGCGAGCCCTCCAGGAGGTTTTTGGCCCAGCCGCAGTTGAGCTACACCCAGCAGCACAAAGCCAAGCTCTGGCTGAGATCCGCAGGGACCTGGAGAAGTACATGGAAGCCCACGAGAAGGCCAGCTTTACCAACACGGAGCTCCATCGAGCTATGAACCTGCACATCAGCAATCTACGCCTGCTTGGGGGGCCACTGGAAAGTCTGAGCGAGGCCCTCCCACGGCCCCAGCTCAACGAAG AGGAAGTTGCTGGGCTGCAGATTATGAAGCGGATCCTGGGAAAGGTTCAAGAGATGAGGGAACAGAGAAGTTCTTTGGAGAAACAGCTTCGTGACCTCATCCAGCAGGACGACATCACCTCCACACTTGTCACCACAGAGAGAGCAGACATTAAG TGTATTTTtgaggagcagctgaagaagtaTGAGCAGGTGAAGGTCTATATCGACCAAAACCTTGCAGCACAAGAAAACATCTTGAAGGCCCTGACAGAGGCAAACGTTCAGTACGCCTCCGTTCGTAAGGGCCTGAGCCAAACCGAGCAACAGTGGAACAGCACGGTTCAGGGATTGGTGGGCTCATATGAAGCGTATGAGGACCTGATGAAGAAATCCCAGGAAGGGAAAGAGTTCTACGATGACCTGGAGGCCAAAGCATCACGTCTCCTGGAGAGATCAAAGGCTCTGTGCCAGACTAGGGCTGAGGAGAGGAAGCCCATCCTGGAAAA agaaacccagaagAAGCCCCCAGCACGGCCGACGGCAGCTAAGCCCTCCTTAAAGCCAAGGGCTTCTGATATTGATCCAGCCTCCAGCATTGAGGATCAAGAGTTGGCCCAGCTCAGTGCAGCCATCTTGGCCTTGGGGGGTGACCTGCCCGAGGACCTCCGCAGCCTCCCTCCTGACATTCCTTCCCTCCCTATCGCTGCGGGTCGTCTACATGGTCCTGAAGCCTACATTCCACCTGGTGCTAAACTTGGTGGCAGCTCCTCCATGCCTTGGCCTGGTGTTCCAGCTGCTAGTCTTCCTCACTTCCCTGCTAACCTGCCACCTCCGGAGCTTCTGGCACGGATTGCTCAGTTTCCTACTTCAGGAGCTTTGGCCACACAAGGACCCCTGCCACGTGTACCCCTCCCTCAGATGGCTCCACAGAGGCCTCCACAAATGCCAACCCAGCCAGTTGTGTCTGGTTATCggcatcctcctcctcctcaagcTCCCCACCCAGGTCCTGTTGCGCCTACCCCAGTCCGACCCTCGACCACCACTGTGGACAGCACCCAGGCCCCTATCCCCAGCTACACCCCCACACCACAACACCCTATTCCACCTTCAATCTCAACTGGCTACACAATATCACAGATAGGAGCGTACACCCACTTTATGCCCCACCCAGGGGTTCCCGTTCAACGCCAAGGACAGATACCTGCATCCCAgtcacagcagcagaagcaTCCTCAGCAGTACCCCACGCCCATTGCGCAGCCACACTCACAGGGGTACCACCCCGGACCAAGGGCTATCCCTGGACCTCATCCTCCTCTTCAGACCCAACAAGTTTACCCTCATGGATATATGCACCCTCGGCCTGGTGTTCCTTCTCTGTACCACCAGGCTTATCCTGGTCAGCTTCAGCCACATCAACAAAATGACTTTCAGCCCCAGTATCAGATACCCCAAGGCTATCAAACTGCACAGGGTTATGTACCCCAGCAGCACCCTCAGTTAATGCCAGGCTCCATGCCAAGGCCACCTCAGGTTCAGATGCCACCTCAGACTGCACCCCCaccaacagcccctacttctcAGCCAGCACCCCCTGTACCTCAACCATATCTACCCCATCCCAGCCAACAGATGCCCCATGGACACCCTCACCAACAGATGTTGCCACAACAGCATCAAATCTCAATGCCTCCTAGTGCCCAGCagattctgccacgcccacacatgCAGATATCGGGTGTTCCCACAGCGCAGATGCCCCCTACAAGTCAGACAATGCCTCCAATCTCACAGAATTACATTCCTCCCTCTAGCCAGCCCGTCCACCCTTCCCTGCACCCTCAGATGGCTCCTGCCCCACAACCACATATGGCCCCTGGTCCTCAGGTCCACTTGCCAGGGGGACCTTTGCCTCAAATGCCCCCCAGTGCACTACCACCGCTGCATCATGCCCTACCTGGACAGCCTCCTATACCAAATATGCCCCAGCAGCCCATGCAGATGCCCAGTCAATCTCAGTCTCACCCTGCACATTCTAGGGGGGTATGCTACCCTGGAGGAACTCCAGTGATGCCTCAGCAGCCCCTTGCACCCCAGCCAGCAGCTCCCCAACAACCCCAAGCTCCTCTTCCTATGACTCACCCACAGCCTTCTACGATGTATCCTTCAGCCCCGGGGACTGGACCTCCAGGCGCTCTACAACAACCTGCTGTCATGGGTCCACACACCCCTGCCGCTCAGCACATGATTCAGCCCTCTTCTGGAGGCCCCGCAACAGTGCAGCCAACCAACACCATCCCCCCTTCTCCTTCACCTTCCCCATCTTCATCTCCCTCTCCAGGCCCGGCCTCATTGGGTCTGAACCCCCAGCAGAGACCCACACCAGCCTCGACTCCTGGAGCCACAGCACCACCCACTCTCCCCTCTCCCTCTGCTGTCTCTCCCTCCACATCACTATTTCAGCGGCAGAACTCAAGCACAGACGACCTCCTCTCTTCAAGCCCGGAGAGCCAGCCTGGAGGCCCCAAGGCCCCCACCAATGTCCTCCAACCCACCAAAGCTGACCCACAGGATGGGGAGCGTCGGAAGAAGAGCTCCCAGGGAGTTCTCCTGATCCAGGGTGATCCATACCAAGCCCCAGAGCGTGTTGCCCATCTTCACGGGGAGCTGGAACGTTACAGGGCTCGGGTCGATTCTTTGGAGCACCCCTCAGAGAACGAAGGGGGTCTGTCGGTTCTGGATGCCCGCTGGAAAGAGCTCCAGGACCAGCAAGAGAAGGATGCCCGCCAGCTCTCTATAGCTATCGCCCGTTGCTACACCATGAAGAACCGCCACCAGGATGTTATGCCCTATGACTTCAACCGTGTCGTGCTGCAGTCAGGCAAAGATGACTACATCAACGCCAGCTATGTGGAGGACTTGTCGCCATACTGCCCACGCCTTATTGCCACACAGGCTCCGCTCACCGGCACAGCAGCGGACTTCTGGCTCATGGTGTACGATGAGAAAGTATCGCTGATAGTCATGCTTGTTTCGGAGCAGGAGCTGGAAAAG GGAAAAGTTCTGCGCTACTTCCCAATGGAGCGCGGCCAGCAGCTCTCTCAGGGACCGATCACACTCAGCCTAACCGCACAGAAGACGACGCCGACACACGTGGAGCGCATGATCAGCCTGCAGTACCGCGACCAAAGCCTGAAGCGTACTGTCGTCCATCTCCAGTTTACTTCCTGGCCAGAGAT GAGTCTTCCTGATAGCAAGAGTAACCTGCTGCGATTCATTCAGGAGGTTCACGGACACTACCTCCATCAGAGGCCCTTACACACACCTGTCGTGGTGCACTGCAG CTCGGGAGTTGGACGCACCGGCGCCTTCTGCCTGTTGTACGCAGccctgcaggagctggaggcAGGAAATGGCATCCCAGACCTTCCACTTCTGGTGAAGAAGATGAGACAACAGAGGAAGAACATGTTACAGGAAAAG CTCCACTTGAAGTTCTGCTACGAAACCGTGTTGAAGCACGCCGAGCAGGTCCTTCAACGCCATGGCATCACGACCGCCACCTACAACAAGAACACCAACTCTGCAGCCACAAAG CCTTACTCAAGACAGGAATCCCAGCAGGATATCGTCCTTGGCGGCGACATGCCCATCAGTTCCATTCAAGCCACCATCGCCAAGCTCAGCATTCGTCCACCTAGCGCCACAGACCCAGCCATGGAGGCCAGTGCCTCCTGTGGCCTGGAGGAGCAGCTCGGAACCATCTTACCAAGCCTGGACTCAATTGGTGACATGCAGCTGCTGCAGGACCCCTGTCCTCTCACAGATTTCCAGCCCCCCTCCTCTTTCAGCCCACCTCTCACTCCACCTACCCATTCTCCTCCACCACCAAACGGCCTGGATGGTCTGTCCCTGTCAACCCTAACACAAGCCAACCACCAGCCAGCCCCTGAGTCAGAGCCCAGCATCAGCCCGCCGCCTCCTTCCTCTGCACCAGCTCCTTCATCTCTGGAGCTCTTGGCCTCTATGACACCTGAGGCCTTCTCCATGGATGGAGGAGGTCGGGGGAAGCAGCGGGTGACTAAGCAGAGCTTTCTGCAGCCAGCAGAGGGTCAGGGTCTCCATGGGACCAAAGGCGACGAGGGGGATGACCCACTCAGTTGCCTGGACCCCCTCTGGAGCCTCGGCAAGCGCTGA